The following proteins come from a genomic window of Tepidiforma thermophila:
- the purL gene encoding phosphoribosylformylglycinamidine synthase subunit PurL encodes MPVDQAALDAVALSRDEYDLLVQRLGREPNEVELGMFGSLWSEHCGYKNSKPLLRLLPSSGPRVLTAVGAENAGAIDIGDGRCVVMKVESHNHPSAIEPYQGAATGVGGIVRDIFAMGAYPIAILDSLRFGPIDNPQDRYLFHGVVAGIGGYGNCLGIPTVGGEVFFAEPYAGTPLVNAMCVGVAETAKLLSARAQGEGNVLLLVGADTGRDGIHGASGLASRTDPEARFEEMRPAVQVGNPFLEKLLMEACYELASQHRDWVVGLQDLGAAGLTSSVVECCAKGGSGAILDLEKVPRREQGMTPYEVMLSESQERMLVIAKKEHVADVTALFERWELHCAAIGVVTSGNEVVVREHGVEVARVPVDIATDPPQYRRQGVRPAELAELNAFDPGTLPDLASDRAAETLLRLLARPNIASKRGVFRQYDHQVLANTVVPPGGDAAVLRVPGTGRGIAVKTDGNARLVYLDPYTGGAIAVAEAARNVVCTGALPVAVTDCLNFGNPERPDVYYTLEHAIRGIAEACLQLETPVVSGNVSLYNEAGGRPVYPTPVIGMLGLLDDVARHLRAAFPGPGCQVVLLGAGLEQPASTLGGSEYLEAEHGRVAGMPAIDLALEKRLHQLVLQAHAEGLLLSAHDCSEGGLAVALAESCILGGCGFVGPAELPGRLDAALFGEAQSRIIVTIPADTYRQGGGLARLRDLGAALGVPVTPLGRTTPEPRFRLGPIEAEIDALRAAYESLIDA; translated from the coding sequence ATGCCCGTCGACCAGGCCGCCCTCGATGCCGTCGCCCTCAGCCGCGACGAGTACGACCTCCTCGTGCAGCGGCTCGGCCGCGAACCGAACGAGGTCGAACTCGGCATGTTCGGCTCCCTCTGGAGCGAGCACTGCGGCTACAAGAACAGCAAACCGCTGCTCCGCCTCCTCCCCTCCAGCGGCCCGCGCGTCCTCACCGCCGTCGGAGCCGAAAACGCCGGCGCCATCGACATCGGCGACGGCCGCTGCGTCGTCATGAAGGTCGAGTCCCACAACCATCCCTCCGCCATCGAGCCGTACCAGGGCGCGGCCACCGGCGTCGGCGGCATCGTCCGCGATATCTTCGCCATGGGCGCCTACCCCATCGCCATCCTCGATTCCCTCCGCTTCGGCCCCATCGACAACCCCCAGGACCGCTACCTCTTCCACGGCGTCGTCGCCGGCATCGGCGGCTACGGCAACTGCCTCGGCATCCCCACCGTCGGCGGCGAAGTCTTCTTCGCCGAACCGTACGCCGGCACCCCGCTCGTCAACGCCATGTGCGTCGGCGTCGCCGAAACCGCAAAGCTGCTCAGCGCCCGCGCCCAGGGCGAAGGCAACGTCCTCCTCCTCGTCGGCGCCGATACCGGCCGCGACGGCATCCACGGCGCCAGCGGCCTCGCCTCCCGCACCGACCCCGAGGCACGCTTCGAAGAGATGCGCCCCGCCGTCCAGGTCGGCAACCCCTTCCTCGAAAAGCTCCTCATGGAGGCCTGCTACGAACTCGCCTCCCAGCACCGCGACTGGGTCGTCGGCCTCCAGGACCTCGGTGCCGCCGGCCTCACCAGCTCCGTCGTCGAATGCTGCGCCAAAGGCGGCTCCGGCGCCATCCTCGACCTCGAAAAGGTCCCCCGCCGCGAACAGGGCATGACCCCGTACGAGGTCATGCTCTCCGAAAGCCAGGAGCGGATGCTCGTCATCGCCAAAAAAGAGCACGTCGCCGATGTCACCGCCCTCTTCGAGCGGTGGGAGCTCCACTGCGCAGCCATCGGCGTCGTCACCAGCGGCAACGAAGTCGTCGTGCGCGAGCACGGCGTCGAAGTCGCCCGCGTCCCGGTCGATATCGCCACCGACCCGCCCCAGTACCGCCGCCAGGGCGTCCGCCCCGCCGAACTCGCCGAACTGAACGCCTTCGACCCCGGCACCCTGCCGGACCTCGCGTCGGACCGGGCGGCCGAAACCCTCCTCCGCCTGCTCGCCCGCCCCAACATCGCCTCGAAGCGCGGCGTCTTCCGGCAGTACGACCACCAGGTGCTCGCCAACACCGTCGTCCCCCCGGGCGGTGATGCCGCCGTCCTCCGCGTGCCCGGCACCGGCCGCGGCATCGCCGTCAAGACGGACGGCAACGCCCGCCTCGTCTACCTCGACCCCTACACCGGCGGCGCCATCGCCGTCGCCGAGGCCGCCCGCAACGTCGTCTGCACCGGCGCCCTCCCCGTCGCCGTCACCGACTGCCTCAACTTCGGCAACCCTGAGCGCCCCGACGTGTACTACACCCTCGAGCACGCCATCCGCGGCATCGCCGAGGCCTGCCTCCAGCTCGAAACTCCCGTGGTCAGCGGCAACGTCTCCCTCTATAACGAAGCCGGCGGCCGCCCCGTCTACCCCACCCCCGTCATCGGCATGCTCGGCCTCCTCGACGACGTCGCCCGCCACCTGCGCGCCGCCTTCCCCGGCCCGGGCTGCCAGGTCGTCCTCCTCGGCGCCGGCCTCGAACAGCCCGCCAGCACCCTCGGAGGCTCCGAGTACCTCGAAGCCGAGCACGGCCGCGTCGCCGGCATGCCCGCCATCGACCTTGCCCTTGAGAAGCGGCTCCACCAGCTCGTCCTCCAGGCCCACGCCGAAGGGCTCCTCCTCAGCGCCCATGACTGCTCCGAAGGGGGCCTCGCCGTCGCCCTCGCCGAGAGCTGCATCCTCGGCGGCTGCGGATTCGTCGGCCCGGCCGAGCTCCCCGGCCGGCTCGATGCCGCCCTCTTCGGCGAAGCCCAGTCCCGCATCATCGTCACCATCCCCGCCGATACCTACCGCCAGGGCGGCGGCCTCGCCCGCCTGCGCGACCTCGGCGCAGCACTCGGCGTGCCCGTCACCCCGCTCGGGCGCACCACGCCCGAACCCCGCTTCCGTCTCGGCCCCATCGAAGCCGAAATCGATGCCCTGCGCGCCGCCTACGAGTCGCTCATCGACGCCTGA
- a CDS encoding site-2 protease family protein gives MFGGSLRVARLFGIDIEVHPSWFLILAFLSYSLSEGLFPARYEGWGTGTYWAVGVTAAFLLFFTVLLHELAHALVAKRRGLPVPRITLFIFGGVSHLARQPSSAGEEFQIAAAGPATSFVIAAVTGLAALLLGSLNEQLEAILYYLAAVNALLGVFNMLPGFPLDGGRVLRSIAWKRSGSFRKATRTAAGVGELFGYMLMTIGFFILLGGFLLDGLWLMFIGWFLLGAARGEASNLQLEGVLRRLTARDVMRADFPTVVPGLPLQAVVDEYMVGQGERAVIVENGGVVLGILTVTDIRRVPRSEWPYTPAQAAMTPRERVITVDAATPAVDVLALLGEKALNQVPVLENGRMVGLVTRREILDRLQLAESLGANTPAIDEERPAAPTPGA, from the coding sequence GTGTTCGGCGGATCCCTGCGCGTCGCCCGCCTCTTCGGCATCGACATCGAAGTCCACCCCTCGTGGTTCCTGATCCTCGCCTTCCTCTCCTACTCCCTCTCTGAGGGGCTCTTCCCCGCCCGCTACGAGGGCTGGGGCACCGGCACCTACTGGGCGGTCGGCGTCACGGCCGCTTTCCTCCTCTTCTTCACCGTCCTCCTCCACGAGCTCGCCCATGCGCTGGTCGCGAAACGCCGCGGCCTCCCCGTGCCGCGCATCACCCTCTTCATCTTCGGCGGCGTCTCCCACCTTGCCCGCCAGCCGTCTTCCGCCGGTGAGGAGTTCCAGATTGCCGCGGCCGGCCCCGCCACCAGTTTCGTCATCGCCGCCGTCACCGGCCTGGCCGCCCTCCTCCTCGGCTCCCTCAACGAGCAGCTCGAGGCCATCCTCTACTACCTCGCCGCGGTCAACGCCCTCCTCGGCGTCTTCAACATGCTCCCCGGCTTCCCGCTCGATGGCGGCCGCGTCCTCCGCTCCATCGCCTGGAAGCGGAGCGGCAGCTTCCGCAAGGCCACCCGCACCGCCGCCGGCGTCGGCGAGCTCTTCGGCTACATGCTCATGACCATCGGTTTCTTCATCCTCCTCGGCGGCTTCCTCCTCGATGGGCTCTGGCTCATGTTCATCGGCTGGTTCCTCCTCGGCGCCGCCCGGGGGGAAGCCTCCAACCTCCAGCTCGAAGGCGTCCTCCGGCGCCTCACCGCCCGCGATGTCATGCGCGCCGACTTCCCCACTGTCGTCCCCGGCCTCCCGCTCCAGGCCGTTGTCGATGAGTACATGGTCGGCCAGGGCGAGCGCGCCGTCATCGTCGAAAACGGCGGCGTTGTCCTCGGCATCCTCACCGTCACCGATATCCGCCGCGTCCCCCGCTCGGAATGGCCCTACACCCCGGCCCAGGCCGCCATGACCCCCCGCGAGCGCGTGATCACCGTCGACGCCGCAACCCCCGCGGTCGATGTCCTGGCGCTCCTCGGCGAGAAGGCGCTCAACCAGGTGCCCGTCCTCGAAAACGGCCGGATGGTCGGCCTCGTCACCCGCCGGGAAATCCTCGACCGGCTCCAGCTCGCCGAGAGCCTCGGCGCCAACACCCCCGCCATCGACGAAGAACGTCCCGCAGCCCCCACGCCCGGCGCCTGA
- a CDS encoding penicillin-binding transpeptidase domain-containing protein: MPVRAVFLAAIIIGLLAGGAVAGARWAASRGGSDSPSAAAPEPGSPAAAAAGFAAAWAAGDLQARYLLLSPAAQRTYSYEAFADAYRAFEEQLTVTGTDVRVADVNGSAARLDVRLATAYFGTLEYSTTLPLVPAPGRYLIDWTPAAIHPRLAGGYAFSSVITRPVRGTIYDRNGIELAVTREIRHVGLNRSVITDRPGLEAALLAFGFTPEQVEAAFNSPRPLNHRVRVGPIPDDRVEEANRLLRPFQGVIIYVETQRVHPLGPAAAHVVGYTREYTAEELNARAGQGFRPGDRVGAAGLEATFNDRLAGSIGAELRLIGPDGAVAEVLISRPFRQGEDLYTTLDARVLQRAHERLGGRAGAAVVIDPATNDLLALVSSPSFDPNAFERGDAAALAAITAAPGAPLANRAATGLYSAGSTFKLVTGAAGMVYLGLTPNDRLDCGAVWYGVDPPRRNWEGSQGPLTIAEALMRSCNPVFYEIALRLYNQFDDALAAMARQFGFGAPTGTVGVVEEAGLVPDAAWKRRATGQPWYPGDEVNLGIGQGDLLITPLQLANAYSTFVTGQLRTPRLLQEAEATVRGTLPLTPEQHAHLQRGLELVTGPRGTAAAAFALAGYTDFAGKSGTAEDANAQAHVLFVAMSPAKQPRAIAAVVLDDGKSGSIEAGPIARDIVLAALR; the protein is encoded by the coding sequence ATGCCCGTGCGCGCAGTCTTCCTTGCAGCCATCATCATTGGCCTCCTGGCCGGCGGCGCCGTGGCCGGCGCGCGGTGGGCCGCCTCCCGGGGCGGCAGCGATTCCCCCTCCGCCGCAGCGCCCGAGCCCGGCTCCCCCGCCGCAGCCGCCGCCGGGTTCGCCGCCGCCTGGGCCGCCGGTGACCTCCAGGCCCGCTACCTGCTCCTCTCCCCGGCCGCCCAGCGCACCTACAGCTACGAAGCCTTCGCCGATGCCTACCGCGCCTTCGAAGAGCAGCTCACGGTAACCGGGACCGACGTGCGGGTCGCCGATGTGAACGGCTCCGCCGCCCGCCTCGACGTGCGCCTCGCTACAGCCTATTTCGGCACGCTCGAATACTCCACCACCCTCCCCCTCGTCCCTGCACCGGGCCGTTACCTTATCGACTGGACTCCCGCCGCCATCCATCCCCGCCTCGCCGGCGGCTACGCATTCAGCTCCGTCATCACGCGCCCCGTCCGCGGCACCATCTACGACCGGAACGGTATCGAACTCGCCGTCACCCGCGAAATCCGCCACGTCGGGCTCAACCGCAGCGTCATCACCGACCGCCCCGGCCTCGAAGCGGCCCTCCTCGCCTTCGGCTTCACCCCCGAGCAGGTCGAAGCTGCCTTCAACTCGCCCAGGCCCCTCAACCACCGCGTCCGCGTCGGCCCAATCCCCGACGACCGCGTCGAAGAGGCCAACCGGCTCCTCCGCCCCTTCCAGGGCGTCATCATCTACGTCGAAACCCAGCGCGTGCACCCCCTCGGCCCGGCCGCAGCCCACGTCGTCGGCTACACCCGCGAGTACACCGCCGAGGAGCTCAACGCCCGCGCCGGCCAGGGCTTCCGCCCCGGCGACCGCGTCGGCGCCGCCGGCCTCGAAGCCACCTTCAACGACCGTCTCGCCGGGAGCATCGGCGCCGAACTCCGCCTCATCGGCCCCGACGGCGCCGTCGCCGAAGTGCTCATCTCCCGCCCCTTCCGCCAGGGCGAAGACCTCTACACCACCCTCGATGCCCGGGTCCTCCAGCGCGCCCACGAACGCCTGGGCGGCCGCGCCGGCGCCGCCGTCGTCATCGACCCCGCCACCAACGACCTCCTCGCCCTCGTCAGCTCCCCCAGCTTCGACCCCAACGCCTTCGAACGCGGCGATGCCGCTGCCCTCGCCGCCATCACGGCCGCGCCCGGCGCCCCGCTCGCCAACCGCGCGGCCACCGGCCTCTACTCCGCAGGCTCCACCTTCAAGCTCGTGACCGGCGCCGCCGGCATGGTCTACCTCGGTCTCACCCCGAACGACCGGCTCGACTGCGGAGCCGTCTGGTACGGCGTCGACCCGCCCCGCCGAAACTGGGAGGGGAGCCAGGGCCCCCTCACCATCGCCGAGGCGCTCATGCGCTCCTGCAACCCCGTCTTCTATGAAATCGCCCTCCGCCTCTACAACCAGTTCGATGACGCCCTCGCCGCCATGGCCCGCCAGTTCGGCTTCGGCGCCCCGACCGGCACCGTCGGCGTCGTCGAAGAAGCCGGCCTCGTGCCCGATGCCGCCTGGAAACGCCGGGCCACCGGCCAGCCCTGGTACCCCGGCGACGAAGTCAACCTCGGCATCGGCCAGGGCGACCTCCTCATCACCCCGCTCCAGCTCGCCAACGCCTACAGCACCTTCGTCACCGGCCAGCTCCGCACCCCGCGCCTCCTCCAGGAGGCCGAGGCAACCGTCCGCGGCACGCTCCCGCTTACCCCGGAGCAGCACGCCCACCTCCAGCGCGGCCTCGAACTCGTCACCGGCCCCCGCGGCACCGCCGCTGCCGCCTTCGCGCTCGCCGGCTATACCGACTTCGCCGGCAAATCCGGCACCGCCGAAGATGCCAACGCACAGGCGCACGTCCTCTTCGTCGCCATGAGCCCGGCGAAACAGCCCCGGGCCATCGCCGCCGTCGTCCTCGATGACGGCAAGTCCGGCTCCATCGAAGCCGGGCCGATCGCCCGCGATATCGTCCTCGCTGCCCTCCGGTAG
- a CDS encoding enoyl-CoA hydratase/isomerase family protein — MPGTVLYEREGRVAVITYNRPEALNAINAELREDLDAAWVRFRDDEDAWVAIVTGAGRAFCAGADLRGAAPPRGATHWETPSLTSLENGLEIWKPTIAAVNGYCLGFGCTLAAACDFVIASERAEFGFPEVRLGIPTIQGAVRMPQKVGWQYAMELLLIGERVDAYRAKEMGLAWKVVPHERLMDEARALAERLLKSAPLAVRATKEVAWRGQQMPWVEAIRFGETMRRVAQATEDAREGMAAARERREPQWKGR, encoded by the coding sequence ATGCCGGGAACCGTGCTGTACGAACGCGAGGGACGGGTCGCTGTCATCACGTACAACCGCCCCGAGGCGCTGAACGCGATTAACGCGGAGCTGCGGGAGGACCTCGACGCGGCGTGGGTGCGCTTCCGGGACGACGAGGACGCGTGGGTGGCGATCGTGACGGGCGCCGGGCGGGCGTTCTGCGCAGGGGCCGACCTGCGCGGGGCGGCGCCGCCGCGGGGGGCGACCCACTGGGAGACGCCGAGCCTGACGTCGCTGGAGAACGGGCTCGAAATCTGGAAACCGACCATCGCAGCGGTGAACGGCTACTGCCTGGGATTCGGCTGCACGCTGGCGGCGGCCTGCGACTTCGTGATCGCGAGCGAGCGGGCGGAGTTCGGCTTCCCGGAGGTGCGGCTGGGCATCCCGACGATCCAGGGGGCGGTGCGGATGCCGCAGAAGGTCGGCTGGCAGTATGCGATGGAGCTGCTGCTCATCGGGGAGCGGGTCGATGCCTACCGGGCGAAGGAGATGGGGCTGGCCTGGAAGGTGGTTCCGCACGAGCGGCTGATGGACGAGGCGCGGGCGCTGGCGGAGCGGCTGCTGAAATCGGCGCCGCTGGCGGTGCGGGCGACGAAGGAGGTCGCCTGGCGGGGGCAGCAGATGCCGTGGGTGGAGGCGATCCGGTTCGGCGAGACGATGCGGCGCGTGGCCCAGGCGACGGAGGATGCGCGGGAGGGGATGGCGGCCGCGCGTGAGCGGCGCGAGCCGCAGTGGAAGGGCCGCTGA
- a CDS encoding HAD-IC family P-type ATPase → MTQTAQAPLPGLQDGTALRGLTSAEAMARAAAGLTNRDGGRIRTDADVIRANVLTFFNVILGSLILALLAIGEFKDGFFVGIVVIANVLVATLQELKATRTLRELRALTAPQVTVVRDGVEIDIPAEDVVQGDLVHLKKGDQVVADGPIVAREAEIDESLLTGESESVKRRPGDELRSGSFCTTGDCYYLAEKVGMEAYAMRLTADARQLVKRLTPLQIRFKRILRVLLTATGVLAAALLIQYTMNDRGLADALKATTATVTTVVPTGLLLGMTVAFAVGAVRVSRAGAIVQDINAVEALNYVDVICLDKTGTITANRMSLREVRWVPGAEGYAGWLGAFAAASREESKTAEALAEALGNTTNLARPTGSVPFNSERRWSAVRLEKDGEVRTFVLGAPETVLPRCVNGAELEAAYREAAEHGLRGVVFAEAERLPGADEDPGTLRALALLTLADELRPEVRNAFAMMEQLGIEPKIISGDNPETVRALLAQLGIRLKGGVVAGPQLEPLDGEAFLRAVEEHSVFGRVTPALKARIVAALKEQGHFVAMVGDGANDVQALRTADVAVSMASGTSMTRAVAGIVLLNDSFLALIRGAKEATAVLGNAARLSKLFIAKSLYAYLIIVATNMLGLDFPFLPRHGSLTALLTLGIPAVFISISVPPPDAGRDFTRNVLRWALPASVALAVAAILVHLLTEGLLRRDIAEARTLVSLTMGITGLFFMVEVLGFQGASWRSLTRPVLTSVLGILLVAGFLVTIYTPRLRAFFDFTEVHTGDWVIVLTAVAGALLGQYLLSRYWQQVLDFLTAKPGKEERLRGRAI, encoded by the coding sequence GTGACGCAGACAGCACAGGCGCCGCTGCCGGGGCTGCAGGATGGAACGGCCCTCCGGGGGCTGACCTCGGCGGAGGCGATGGCGCGCGCCGCCGCGGGGCTGACCAACCGGGACGGGGGGCGGATCCGGACCGACGCGGACGTCATCCGCGCGAACGTCCTGACGTTCTTCAACGTGATCCTCGGGTCGCTCATCCTTGCGCTGCTGGCGATCGGCGAGTTCAAGGACGGGTTTTTCGTCGGGATTGTGGTCATCGCCAATGTGCTCGTGGCCACGCTGCAGGAGCTGAAGGCGACGCGGACGCTGCGGGAGCTCCGGGCGCTGACGGCGCCGCAGGTGACGGTGGTGCGCGACGGGGTGGAGATCGACATCCCTGCGGAGGATGTGGTGCAGGGCGACCTGGTGCACCTGAAGAAGGGGGACCAGGTGGTGGCCGATGGGCCGATTGTGGCGCGCGAGGCGGAGATCGACGAATCGCTGCTGACGGGCGAATCGGAGTCGGTGAAGCGCCGGCCGGGCGACGAGCTGCGGAGCGGGAGCTTCTGCACGACGGGGGACTGCTACTACCTGGCGGAGAAGGTGGGGATGGAGGCGTACGCCATGCGGCTCACGGCGGATGCGCGGCAGCTGGTGAAGCGGCTGACGCCGCTGCAGATCCGGTTCAAGCGGATCCTGCGGGTGCTGCTGACGGCGACCGGGGTGCTCGCCGCCGCGCTCCTTATCCAGTACACGATGAACGACCGGGGGCTGGCCGACGCGCTGAAGGCAACGACAGCCACGGTGACGACGGTCGTGCCGACGGGGCTGCTGTTGGGGATGACGGTGGCGTTCGCGGTCGGGGCGGTGCGGGTGTCGCGGGCGGGGGCGATTGTGCAGGACATCAATGCGGTCGAGGCGCTGAACTATGTCGACGTGATCTGCCTCGACAAGACGGGGACGATAACGGCGAACCGGATGTCGCTCCGGGAGGTGCGGTGGGTGCCCGGGGCGGAGGGGTATGCGGGCTGGCTGGGGGCGTTCGCCGCGGCGAGCCGGGAGGAGAGCAAGACGGCCGAGGCGCTGGCGGAGGCGCTGGGGAACACGACGAACCTCGCCCGGCCGACCGGTTCGGTGCCGTTCAACTCGGAGCGGCGGTGGAGCGCCGTCCGGCTGGAGAAGGACGGCGAGGTGCGGACGTTCGTGCTCGGCGCGCCGGAGACGGTGCTGCCCCGATGCGTGAACGGCGCGGAGCTGGAGGCGGCCTACCGGGAGGCGGCGGAACACGGCCTGCGCGGGGTGGTCTTCGCCGAGGCGGAGCGGCTGCCCGGCGCGGACGAGGACCCGGGCACGCTCCGGGCGCTGGCGCTGCTGACGCTGGCCGATGAGTTGCGGCCGGAGGTGCGGAACGCCTTTGCGATGATGGAGCAGCTCGGGATCGAGCCGAAGATCATCTCCGGCGACAACCCGGAGACCGTGCGGGCGCTGCTGGCGCAGCTCGGCATCCGGCTGAAGGGCGGGGTCGTCGCGGGGCCGCAGCTCGAGCCGCTCGACGGGGAGGCGTTCCTGCGGGCGGTGGAGGAGCACAGCGTGTTCGGGCGGGTCACGCCGGCGCTCAAGGCGCGCATCGTGGCGGCGCTGAAGGAACAGGGGCACTTCGTGGCGATGGTGGGCGACGGTGCGAACGATGTGCAGGCGCTGCGGACGGCCGACGTTGCGGTTTCGATGGCGAGCGGCACCTCGATGACGCGGGCGGTGGCCGGGATTGTGCTGCTGAACGATTCGTTCCTTGCGCTTATCCGGGGGGCGAAGGAGGCGACGGCGGTGCTCGGGAATGCGGCCCGGCTGAGCAAGCTGTTCATCGCGAAGAGCCTGTACGCCTACCTGATCATCGTGGCGACGAACATGCTGGGGCTCGACTTCCCCTTCCTGCCGCGGCACGGCTCGCTGACGGCGCTGCTGACGCTGGGCATCCCGGCGGTGTTCATTTCGATCAGCGTGCCGCCGCCTGATGCGGGGCGCGACTTCACGCGGAACGTGCTGCGCTGGGCGCTGCCGGCTTCGGTGGCGCTGGCGGTGGCGGCGATCCTGGTGCACCTGCTGACGGAGGGGCTGCTCCGGCGGGACATTGCGGAGGCGAGGACGCTGGTGTCGCTGACGATGGGGATTACGGGGCTCTTCTTCATGGTGGAGGTGCTCGGGTTCCAGGGCGCCTCCTGGCGGAGCCTGACCCGGCCGGTGCTGACGAGCGTGCTCGGCATCCTGCTGGTGGCCGGCTTCCTTGTGACGATCTACACGCCGCGGCTCCGCGCGTTCTTCGATTTCACCGAGGTGCACACCGGCGACTGGGTCATTGTGCTGACGGCTGTCGCGGGGGCGCTGCTCGGACAGTACCTGCTCAGCCGGTACTGGCAGCAGGTGCTCGACTTCCTGACGGCGAAGCCGGGCAAAGAGGAGCGGCTGCGGGGCCGGGCAATCTGA
- a CDS encoding NTP transferase domain-containing protein, with amino-acid sequence MNALILAAGDGGRLGALTRERPKPLVEIAGRPIISYTLEALAAAGVCETAVVIGYRAGQLGEALAADARGLSLSFIYNARFREGASLSLAAARQWAGSEPFLLLMADHLLSEPIIRRLLDARAHTPPGVSLVAADTPTRWPADYLDEATRLALDPDGFVTAIGKHLEPYDALDTGAFLLDPAAWDALDAAPESCELSTIFSILAARRALRAVDIGGAHWYDIDTGADLEAAAALLAARR; translated from the coding sequence GTGAACGCCCTTATCCTCGCCGCCGGCGATGGCGGCCGCCTCGGCGCCCTCACCCGCGAACGCCCCAAGCCCCTCGTCGAAATCGCCGGCCGGCCCATCATCAGCTACACCCTCGAAGCCCTCGCCGCCGCCGGCGTCTGCGAAACCGCCGTCGTCATCGGCTACCGCGCCGGCCAGCTCGGCGAAGCGCTCGCCGCCGACGCCCGCGGCCTCAGCCTTTCCTTTATCTACAACGCCCGCTTCCGTGAAGGCGCCTCCCTCTCCCTCGCCGCCGCCCGCCAGTGGGCCGGCAGCGAACCCTTCCTCCTCCTCATGGCCGACCACCTCCTCTCCGAACCGATCATCCGCCGCCTCCTCGATGCCCGCGCCCACACGCCCCCCGGCGTCTCCCTCGTCGCCGCCGATACCCCCACGCGCTGGCCCGCCGACTACCTCGACGAAGCCACCCGCCTCGCCCTCGACCCCGACGGCTTCGTCACCGCCATCGGCAAGCACCTCGAACCCTACGACGCCCTCGATACCGGCGCCTTCCTCCTCGACCCCGCCGCCTGGGACGCCCTCGACGCCGCCCCCGAAAGCTGCGAACTCTCCACCATCTTCTCCATCCTCGCCGCTCGCCGCGCCCTCCGCGCCGTCGACATCGGCGGCGCCCACTGGTACGACATCGATACCGGCGCCGACCTCGAAGCCGCCGCCGCTCTCCTCGCCGCCCGTCGATGA
- a CDS encoding CDP-alcohol phosphatidyltransferase family protein codes for MSYDGLVSRYLNRPLSRPAARALRRTPVTPNQVTAFTLLLAVAAGAMLAAGWNIAGGIAIQAVSVIDGVDGELARLKNAATRFGAIFDAVTDRYADAALIAGMTVYAARFEDWPRPEFVGMLALGASLIVSYSRARIEADLPHVARQGNLDRIFGLASRDVRSLLLAIGAVLGQCYLALALVAALAGLTIAWRLAYLRFSPAASAPPPR; via the coding sequence ATGAGCTACGACGGCCTCGTCTCCCGCTACCTCAACCGACCCCTCAGCCGGCCCGCCGCCCGCGCCCTCCGCCGCACCCCCGTCACCCCCAACCAGGTCACCGCCTTCACCCTCCTCCTCGCCGTCGCAGCCGGCGCCATGCTCGCCGCAGGCTGGAACATTGCCGGCGGCATCGCCATCCAGGCCGTCAGCGTCATCGATGGCGTCGACGGCGAACTCGCCCGCCTCAAAAACGCCGCCACCCGCTTCGGCGCCATCTTCGATGCCGTCACCGACCGCTACGCCGACGCCGCGCTCATCGCCGGCATGACCGTCTACGCCGCCCGCTTCGAAGACTGGCCCCGCCCCGAATTCGTCGGCATGCTCGCCCTCGGCGCCTCACTCATCGTCAGCTACAGCCGCGCCCGCATCGAAGCCGACCTCCCCCACGTCGCCCGCCAGGGCAACCTCGACCGCATCTTCGGCCTCGCCAGCCGCGATGTTCGCTCCCTCCTCCTCGCCATCGGCGCCGTCCTCGGCCAGTGCTACCTCGCCCTCGCCCTCGTCGCCGCCCTCGCCGGCCTCACCATCGCCTGGCGCCTCGCCTACCTCCGCTTCTCCCCCGCCGCCTCCGCCCCCCCGCCGCGCTGA
- a CDS encoding four helix bundle protein: protein MPELPYRNLEVWRRSHALTMAALDLAESRPVARRPALADQITRAALSIPLNIAEGRGRRTRNDFAGFLAIARGSLFELDAALYLCHCRNLLPDGTYAALHSEIYELTAMVQAMIDSLRNPK, encoded by the coding sequence GTGCCCGAGCTGCCCTACCGGAACCTCGAGGTCTGGCGGCGGTCGCACGCACTCACCATGGCCGCTCTCGACCTCGCAGAATCCCGGCCCGTCGCCCGTCGCCCTGCCCTTGCCGACCAAATTACCCGCGCCGCACTCTCCATTCCCCTCAACATCGCCGAGGGCCGCGGCCGTCGAACTCGCAACGACTTCGCCGGGTTCCTTGCCATCGCCCGCGGCTCCCTCTTCGAACTCGACGCCGCCCTCTACCTCTGCCACTGCCGCAACCTCCTCCCCGATGGAACCTACGCTGCCCTTCACTCCGAAATCTACGAGCTCACCGCCATGGTCCAGGCCATGATCGACTCCCTTCGCAACCCGAAGTAG